In one Lolium rigidum isolate FL_2022 chromosome 3, APGP_CSIRO_Lrig_0.1, whole genome shotgun sequence genomic region, the following are encoded:
- the LOC124695324 gene encoding subtilisin-like protease 1 produces MASFPNFLPPLVLLATLLSTHALCYINPSIARPQQNVAEPSAYRTYIVLVEPPRSDAGEDAHRRWHESFLPSLHAGESIESRLLHSYTEVFSGFTARLTKAELDSMAKKSGFLRAFPDRKLQLMTTHTPAFLGLRNDTGFWSEARYGKGVIVGLLDTGIHAAHPSFDDHGIPPPPPRWKGSCKAARCNNKLIGAKSFVGDDSGDEVGHGTHTSSTAAGNFVPGAYHGIGTGTAAGIAPGAHVAMYKVCADNECDESAILAGLDAATKDGVDVLSISLGENTGTRFDQDPMAIGAFGAVSKGVVVVCAAGNSGPTPASITNDAPWLLTVAAGTVDRSFAAEVRLGNGKSIHGEALTQEAKPRSKLYPLLFSEARRYCEYDDENSIAGKIIVCEATVPEFQMPQVSRLIGAGAAGVVLFNDDISGYTTLLRDYNSTVVQVTAADGAILTSYAASSETRSLAAFNYNNTLLGIRPAPVVSWFSSRGPSFNIHGVLKPDILAPGLNILAAWPPKTDSASGPFNIISGTSMATPHISGVAALLKSIHPSWSPAAIKSAILTTSDMVNSTGGSILDQHHTKASVYDTGAGHVNVTRAADPGLVYDLDITDYAGYICWLLGKDGLATIVRNSSLTCTKLPKIEDVHLNYPTITVPMTSTPFTVNRTVTNVGPAKSTYTAKVDAPKSLVVRVFPETLTFSKPGEKKTFSVTVSSRIGKELFFEGSLRWVSERHVVRSPIVVAAAAAGRSLVKNIT; encoded by the coding sequence ATGGCATCGTTTCCCAATTTCCTACCGCCCCTTGTCTTGCTAGCCACCCTTTTATCTACACATGCACTGTGCTACATCAATCCATCCATCGCAAGGCCTCAACAGAATGTCGCAGAACCCTCTGCCTATCGCACTTACATCGTGCTTGTCGAGCCACCACGCTCGGATGCCGGGGAAGACGCTCACCGTAGGTGGCACGAGTCTTTCTTGCCAAGCTTGCATGCCGGTGAATCCATCGAGTCCCGGCTTCTCCACTCCTACACCGAAGTGTTCAGTGGCTTCACCGCGAGGCTCACTAAGGCTGAGCTAGATTCAATGGCCAAGAAGTCAGGGTTCCTGCGTGCGTTCCCAGATCGAAAGCTGCAACTCATGACCACGCACACCCCGGCATTCCTCGGGCTCAGGAACGACACTGGGTTCTGGAGCGAAGCTCGTTACGGGAAGGGAGTCATCGTCGGGTTGCTCGACACTGGCATCCATGCGGCACACCCTTCCTTTGACGACCATGGAATCCCGCCACCCCCTCCAAGGTGGAAGGGCTCGTGCAAGGCGGCCCGCTGCAACAACAAGCTCATCGGTGCCAAGTCATTTGTCGGAGATGACTCTGGCGATGAGGTGGGACATGGAACACACACCTCATCCACGGCCGCCGGGAACTTTGTCCCTGGCGCATACCATGGCATTGGCACGGGTACAGCAGCTGGAATAGCTCCTGGCGCCCATGTCGCCATGTACAAGGTATGCGCCGACAATGAGTGTGATGAATCTGCCATACTAGCTGGGTTGGATGCGGCCACCAAGGATGGGGTGGATGTGCTCTCGATTTCCCTCGGTGAAAACACAGGCACAAGATTTGATCAGGACCCCATGGCCATCGGCGCTTTTGGCGCCGTATCCAAGGGCGTCGTCGTTGTGTGCGCGGCCGGGAATAGCGGTCCCACGCCAGCCTCGATCACAAACGACGCCCCATGGCTGCTCACTGTCGCTGCTGGCACAGTGGACAGGAGCTTTGCAGCCGAGGTGCGTCTCGGCAATGGCAAGAGCATCCATGGGGAAGCGCTTACCCAGGAAGCAAAGCCGAGGTCAAAGTTGTACCCTCTCCTCTTCTCCGAGGCGCGTCGGTACTGTGAATACGACGATGAAAATTCCATTGCCGGTAAGATCATTGTTTGTGAGGCCACGGTGCCGGAATTTCAGATGCCTCAAGTCAGCAGGTTAATCGGCGCCGGCGCAGCTGGCGTGGTGTTGTTCAACGACGACATCAGTGGCTACACCACACTTCTTCGGGATTACAACTCCACCGTGGTGCAGGTAACCGCGGCCGATGGCGCCATCCTCACATCTTATGCCGCATCATCAGAGACAAGATCTCTGGCTGCATTCAACTACAACAACACATTGCTTGGCATCCGCCCAGCCCCCGTCGTGTCATGGTTCTCTTCGCGGGGTCCAAGCTTCAATATTCATGGCGTTCTCAAGCCGGACATATTAGCGCCAGGGCTCAACATCCTAGCCGCATGGCCACCAAAGACGGACTCTGCGTCAGGGCCTTTCAATATCATATCTGGCACATCCATGGCCACGCCGCACATCAGCGGAGTTGCAGCTCTTCTCAAGAGCATTCATCCCAGCTGGTCACCAGCCGCCATCAAGTCCGCCATCTTGACAACATCGGACATGGTCAATAGTACCGGTGGCTCCATCTTGGATCAGCATCACACCAAAGCTAGTGTGTATGACACAGGTGCAGGCCATGTGAATGTCACAAGAGCCGCAGACCCTGGTCTGGTGTATGACCTTGACATCACTGACTATGCGGGTTATATTTGCTGGCTCCTTGGCAAGGATGGCTTGGCAACCATCGTGCGCAACTCAAGCCTGACTTGCACGAAGCTACCGAAGATCGAGGATGTGCATCTCAACTACCCGACCATTACTGTGCCAATGACATCAACGCCTTTCACCGTGAACCGGACTGTGACGAATGTTGGGCCAGCAAAATCGACATACACGGCAAAGGTGGATGCACCCAAGTCACTGGTGGTGCGCGTCTTTCCGGAGACACTCACGTTCTCCAAGCCCGGAGAGAAGAAAACATTTAGTGTGACAGTGAGCAGCCGCATAGGTAAAGAACTATTCTTCGAGGGAAGCCTAAGATGGGTGTCGGAGAGGCATGTCGTGCGGAGCCCCATTGTCGTAGCCGCTGCAGCGGCAGGTCGTTCTTTAGTAAAAAATATCACATAA